The Sulfurimonas hydrogeniphila genome includes a window with the following:
- a CDS encoding replication initiation protein — translation MYDFLEQNELDKIINRFNKMRLYHKHGYNNLLPISTFKKYAKNYQQVQLNTNFHFNAIIMDIDDETLLTEWNAQGLPVPTIQTVNKNNNRAHLVWLLNTPVYKEYKHAVAYYMAIVNSIKKLIGADLAYQNHQTKNFLNTELFRVTYNDVAYDLEDFRKFIAHDVLAEHQYAEFDYLVAESRHIHLFELLRGYGYTIAKDPDLLNKLTQKAEAINQGFNNPIKVKYIVKSVYQFCEQNRNNFKDKNRKRVMNNKKIYNLPPREYKEEVKRRQSRSAIRTSTIKKLKTATKIKIAIDQLIRKKLKLTIQNIANYANISSSTVRRNIKIVQIFIQKSTGFIRSIRLIVRRASQGHLDPKDAYLWVNSFVPFQLE, via the coding sequence ATGTACGATTTTTTAGAACAAAATGAACTTGATAAAATAATAAATCGATTTAACAAGATGCGATTGTATCATAAGCATGGATATAATAATTTACTTCCAATAAGTACATTTAAAAAATATGCCAAAAATTATCAACAAGTTCAACTCAATACAAATTTTCATTTTAATGCAATCATTATGGATATTGACGATGAAACATTATTGACAGAGTGGAATGCACAAGGTCTTCCTGTCCCAACTATTCAGACAGTCAACAAAAATAATAATAGAGCGCATTTGGTATGGTTATTGAACACTCCAGTGTACAAAGAATACAAACATGCAGTTGCATACTATATGGCAATTGTTAATAGTATAAAAAAGCTCATTGGCGCTGATTTGGCATATCAAAACCATCAAACAAAGAATTTTCTAAACACTGAATTATTTAGAGTGACCTATAATGATGTAGCATACGATCTTGAAGATTTTAGAAAATTTATTGCTCATGATGTATTAGCTGAACATCAGTATGCTGAGTTTGATTACCTTGTTGCTGAGAGTCGTCATATTCATCTTTTTGAGTTACTAAGGGGCTATGGGTATACAATAGCAAAAGATCCAGACTTGTTAAATAAATTGACACAAAAAGCAGAAGCTATCAATCAAGGTTTTAATAATCCAATAAAAGTTAAATATATCGTCAAATCTGTTTATCAGTTCTGTGAGCAAAATCGAAATAATTTTAAAGATAAAAATCGTAAACGGGTTATGAATAATAAAAAAATATATAATTTGCCTCCACGAGAGTACAAAGAAGAGGTAAAAAGGCGACAAAGTAGGTCAGCTATTCGTACTAGCACGATAAAAAAACTGAAAACTGCTACAAAAATTAAGATAGCTATTGATCAACTTATTCGTAAAAAATTAAAACTAACCATCCAGAATATAGCTAACTATGCAAATATTTCATCGTCAACTGTACGCAGAAATATCAAAATAGTCCAGATTTTTATTCAAAAGTCAACTGGTTTCATTCGCTCTATAAGATTGATAGTACGGAGAGCGAGTCAGGGGCATTTGGATCCAAAGGATGCTTATTTATGGGTAAACTCTTTTGTTCCTTTTCAATTAGAATAA
- a CDS encoding ParA family protein translates to MIVLFSHQKGGVGKSTIAINFAYQVQKKYKDITILDLDSQHSAVLFNQLRAGEKLPTIKCVTQNDIDLTKFLSSYMSDKNNLLIIDSGGYDSDINRTALIKADIIITPVGISQIEIFGLQKFRKILKDASEALGKKIKTNVLLNNVDSRSKSKLKDLQNYIIEKHNYFNLLESTLYSRADYKNSYGEGLTVKELNKKGQAQEEIKKFTKEIYALLNN, encoded by the coding sequence ATGATAGTTCTATTCTCTCATCAAAAAGGTGGCGTTGGTAAAAGTACTATCGCTATTAATTTTGCATACCAGGTTCAAAAGAAATATAAAGACATAACTATACTAGATCTTGACTCCCAGCATTCTGCTGTTTTATTTAATCAACTTCGAGCAGGTGAAAAACTTCCAACTATCAAATGCGTTACTCAAAATGATATAGATTTAACAAAGTTCTTAAGTAGCTATATGTCTGACAAAAACAATCTTCTTATAATTGATAGTGGTGGATATGACAGCGACATCAATAGAACAGCACTTATTAAAGCTGATATTATCATTACTCCTGTTGGTATATCTCAAATAGAGATATTTGGACTGCAAAAATTCAGAAAAATATTAAAAGATGCAAGTGAAGCACTTGGCAAAAAAATAAAAACGAATGTCTTGCTTAACAATGTTGACAGCAGATCCAAATCAAAACTCAAAGATTTACAAAATTACATCATAGAAAAACATAATTACTTTAATCTTTTAGAGAGCACGTTATATTCAAGAGCAGACTATAAAAATAGCTATGGAGAAGGACTTACAGTGAAAGAACTCAACAAAAAAGGTCAAGCTCAAGAAGAGATTAAAAAGTTTACAAAAGAGATTTATGCACTACTAAATAACTAG
- a CDS encoding molybdenum metabolism regulator has protein sequence MQTQKSYRITLYREVNHKIRYYKLSLMLNLFGEFIFSKEYGSLKRPKPTRVIEEYYKSYKEAYTHLQSKLQQKYKKGYKECINER, from the coding sequence ATGCAAACACAAAAAAGTTATAGAATCACCCTCTACAGAGAGGTCAACCATAAAATCAGATACTACAAACTCTCACTGATGCTTAACCTCTTTGGTGAGTTTATTTTTTCTAAAGAGTACGGCTCGCTTAAACGCCCTAAACCAACACGGGTAATTGAGGAGTATTATAAAAGCTATAAAGAGGCCTACACCCACCTGCAAAGCAAACTCCAACAAAAGTATAAAAAAGGCTACAAGGAGTGTATCAATGAAAGATGA
- a CDS encoding DUF2130 domain-containing protein: protein MNTAATIKCPNCGSEINIEEALYSKLQTKFDVDRESERKKYKLAMQNLSAQKEAIEEKEAAFEHKLQEALSQTLSKEKTKMQYELTESIKKNLLEENALQLKQLQSELDQKSKQLQELNLQKAKVAQLEREKEELSSKIKAEAQIELNKKIQLERQKAIEEAAQANEMKLKAKEEQLDQIKKQLEDAKRKAEQGSQQLQGEAQEKSIEEYLSLTFKYDEITEIKKGAFGADCIQTINTPDFTNCGKICYESKNTKTFSNDWIAKLKSDMLDAKADVGVLVTAAKPKGMEQMGFIDGIWVCSYDEFKGSAALIREGIIASYMAAKSQENKTDKMTLLYNYFSGNEFSMQLQAIVSGFMAMQEELNKQKRSVMASWSRQQKQIDTVLLNTTNMYGNIKGIAGNAIANVEALELEHFEEEGEDV, encoded by the coding sequence ATGAATACAGCAGCAACAATTAAGTGCCCAAACTGTGGCAGTGAAATTAACATAGAAGAAGCACTCTACTCCAAACTTCAAACAAAGTTTGATGTAGACAGGGAGAGTGAGCGCAAGAAATATAAACTTGCGATGCAAAACCTCTCTGCCCAAAAAGAGGCAATCGAGGAAAAAGAAGCAGCCTTTGAGCATAAACTCCAAGAGGCACTTAGTCAAACACTAAGCAAAGAGAAGACAAAAATGCAGTACGAACTCACAGAGAGTATCAAGAAAAACCTTTTAGAGGAGAACGCTCTGCAACTCAAACAGCTCCAAAGCGAACTCGACCAAAAGTCCAAACAGCTCCAGGAGCTCAATTTGCAAAAAGCAAAGGTGGCCCAACTAGAGCGAGAAAAGGAGGAACTCTCCTCTAAAATAAAAGCTGAAGCACAAATTGAGCTTAATAAAAAAATCCAACTAGAACGCCAAAAAGCAATCGAGGAGGCAGCCCAGGCAAATGAGATGAAACTCAAAGCCAAAGAGGAGCAGTTAGACCAGATTAAAAAACAGCTTGAAGATGCCAAACGCAAAGCAGAGCAGGGGAGTCAACAACTCCAGGGTGAAGCACAGGAAAAAAGTATAGAGGAGTATCTTAGCCTCACATTTAAATATGATGAAATAACAGAGATAAAAAAAGGAGCCTTTGGAGCTGATTGTATCCAAACCATCAACACCCCTGATTTTACAAACTGTGGAAAAATCTGTTATGAGTCTAAAAATACCAAAACCTTCTCCAATGATTGGATTGCCAAACTCAAATCCGATATGCTTGATGCCAAAGCCGATGTTGGAGTCTTAGTCACTGCCGCCAAACCAAAGGGTATGGAGCAGATGGGATTTATTGATGGTATCTGGGTTTGCTCTTACGATGAGTTTAAAGGGAGTGCTGCTCTAATTAGAGAGGGAATTATTGCAAGTTATATGGCTGCAAAAAGCCAGGAGAATAAAACAGATAAGATGACACTGCTGTATAACTACTTTAGCGGCAATGAGTTTAGTATGCAACTCCAGGCAATAGTATCTGGTTTTATGGCGATGCAAGAAGAACTCAACAAGCAAAAACGCTCTGTTATGGCAAGCTGGAGTCGACAACAAAAACAGATCGATACCGTACTGCTCAATACTACCAATATGTATGGAAATATAAAAGGCATTGCCGGTAATGCAATTGCCAATGTAGAAGCTTTAGAATTAGAACACTTTGAGGAGGAGGGCGAAGATGTTTGA
- a CDS encoding leucine-rich repeat domain-containing protein has translation MNETSHNEQTWTEKLLAWADEYKIDDLIGKSKEELLSLETLKISFEASKKLDGFIAPEIEYLQNLKDLTIDTVYLLEALPLEITRLKKLQSLKLISLKLKMIPEEIGQLTNLKEFVIAACTHVKSLPLCLVEIPGLEMLVLENCLDLEILPISQKPLHNLKKLIIQSFKRLCILDFIKQFPELEEVSLCRIPFVNFPVSLCSLKNLKNLTMRDTKIKQLPSEIANLKNLEVLICDSLTEIREDLCHLPKLKEFDYGKRELDVLPASIDKLISRGYIKIKYSETVYTIDTLPNKKLLKEGFEVISRHDEYIQEAQQMKIITHRYKQEPLVKYISHEEFAQEYQKMDRYIEQMVKKFLHPDKEEEFGDVKENWVPQR, from the coding sequence ATGAATGAGACATCACACAACGAACAAACTTGGACAGAGAAGCTTTTAGCATGGGCAGACGAGTATAAAATAGATGACCTCATAGGCAAGAGTAAAGAGGAACTGCTCTCACTTGAAACTTTAAAGATCAGCTTTGAAGCATCAAAAAAATTAGACGGCTTTATAGCACCAGAGATAGAGTATCTGCAAAACCTCAAAGATCTCACTATAGATACTGTTTATCTATTGGAAGCTCTGCCTCTTGAAATTACAAGATTGAAAAAGCTGCAGAGTTTAAAGCTCATTTCACTGAAACTAAAAATGATTCCCGAAGAGATTGGACAATTAACAAATTTAAAAGAGTTTGTTATAGCTGCCTGTACCCATGTTAAATCTTTGCCGCTTTGTCTTGTAGAGATACCAGGTTTGGAAATGCTTGTTTTAGAGAATTGCTTAGACCTTGAGATTTTGCCAATATCGCAAAAACCGCTGCATAACCTTAAAAAGCTCATTATACAGTCTTTTAAAAGGCTTTGTATATTAGATTTTATCAAACAATTCCCGGAGCTTGAAGAGGTAAGTTTGTGTAGAATCCCTTTTGTAAATTTTCCAGTCTCATTGTGTAGTTTAAAAAATCTAAAAAATTTAACTATGCGTGATACAAAAATAAAACAACTGCCATCAGAGATAGCAAATCTAAAAAACTTAGAAGTGCTTATATGTGATTCGCTTACAGAGATACGAGAAGATCTATGTCACTTACCAAAACTTAAAGAGTTTGATTATGGAAAAAGGGAATTAGATGTACTTCCAGCATCTATAGACAAGCTTATCTCCCGTGGTTATATCAAGATAAAATATTCAGAAACAGTATATACAATTGACACATTACCCAACAAAAAGCTGTTAAAAGAAGGCTTTGAAGTTATAAGCCGCCATGATGAGTATATTCAAGAGGCACAGCAGATGAAAATAATCACCCATCGCTACAAACAAGAACCTCTTGTCAAGTATATTTCACATGAAGAGTTTGCACAGGAATACCAAAAAATGGATAGATATATTGAGCAGATGGTAAAAAAATTTCTGCATCCTGATAAAGAAGAAGAGTTTGGTGATGTGAAAGAAAATTGGGTGCCGCAACGATAG